The window TTGAAATTTAGTTTAAATTTGTTTGAAGTTTCAGACAGTAGACAGATGATTCATTGGATAAATTAATAGCTTTATCAATTCTGTTTACTTTCATCAAATATTTAAAATTCAAATAGATAAAATCTTGAATCACAACACTCCTTTAGCAGAAAGATTAAGACCAAAAACCTTAGATGAAGTTTTAGGGCAGGAGCATCTTACCGGTGAAAAAGGCACCATCCGGAAAATGTTGGAAAATGATGCCTTAAATTCTCTTATTCTTTGGGGACCTCCGGGAACCGGGAAAACCACTTTAGCAGAAATTATTTCTGAAAAATCAGGAAGGAAATTTTTTAAACTTTCAGCAGTATCTTCGGGCGTAAAAGATGTACGCGATGTGATAGAAGACGCCAAAAAGCAAAATCTTTTTTCGGGAAAATCACCTATACTTTTCATTGATGAAATTCACCGTTTTAATAAATCTCAACAGGATTCTCTTCTTCACGCTGTAGAAAAAGGTTGGGTAGTTCTTATTGGTGCCACTACCGAAAATCCAAGTTTTGAAGTCGTTTCAGCATTGCTTTCAAGAAGTCAGGTTTATATATTGAAAGCTTTGAGTCATGAAAAGCTGGAAGAGCTGATTGATATCGCATCAGATAGATTTAATAAAGATGAAGGAACTGATTTTACGATTAAAGAAAAAGAAGCTTTCATACAATATTCTGGAGGTGATGGCAGAAAGTTGATTAATTCTGTAGAGCTGGTTCTGAATCAGTTTAAAAATTCTTCTACTAAAGAAATTTCAAATGATGATGTGATGTCGGTTCTTCAGGAAACGATGGCGCTTTATGATAAAAATGGTGAACAGCATTATGATATTATTTCGGCTTTCATTAAATCGATGCGTGGAGGTGACCCTAACGGAGCAGTGTATTGGTTGGCTAGAATGCTTGCTGGTGGAGAAGATATTAAATTTATCGCTCGAAGAATGCTTATTCTTGCTTCTGAAGATATTGGCTTGGCAAATCCTAATGCTTTGGTCATTGCAAATAATTGTTTTCAGGCGATAAATGTCATTGGAAATCCTGAATCGAGAATTTTATTGAGCGAAACAGCGATTTACCTTGCAGTGTCTCCAAAAAGTAATTCAGCTTACATGGCAATTAATGATGCGTTGGCTTTTGTGAAAAAAACCGGAAACCTTCCTGTTCCTTTGCATTTGAGAAATGCGCCAACAAAGTTGATGAAAGATTTAGATTATGGTAAAGAATATAAATACGCCCATTCTTTTGAAGGGAATTTTGTGAATCAGGATTTTTTGCCGGAAGAAATAAAAGATGCCAAATTCTACGACCCTGGAAATAATGCTACCGAAAAGAAAATCTACGAGGAGCTTAAGAAAAAATGGAGCAACAAATATTAGTCATAAAAAAACGGATGTTCAAAAGAGCATCCGTTTTTAAATATAATTTGATTTATAATTTTGCTGTAGTTGTGATGAATACCGATTTTACACCGTTGTAATCCTTAACTTCTACCTGCTGAGCGATTTCAGCATATATTCTCATCGAGGTGTCTTTAAATTCATAACCTTCAATGATAACAGGAGTATCTTTAGGAAGATTGTTCTGCTCATTGTATTGTGCTAAACTTACATTATCTAAAGGGCCTACATTGTTTTTAAATTTAACCTCAGTAAGACCTTGGTCGGCAATAAAACTGAATTTTTTAAGTTTTTGAGGTAAATTGGCAGCTTTATATGCCTGCTTGCTTTGCACGTATTCTTTTTGGCTTTCAAACAATGCTGTTGTACCCACCATATCTCCCAAAACAGCAAATTTTACTTTTGTGTTTTTCTGGGCAAATAGTGTTGCAGAAGCAAAGATGAATAGGGAATATAGGACTTTTTTCATAATTAATAATATAAACGTTAAAAACGTGATAAATATACTTACTTTTTGTAAAATATCAAGTGGAATTTTAGATTAATTGTAAAATATTGATGGATAATGGTTTTTGAAAGGTTTCTAAATATTCTCATCTATAGAATTCTCATTCTTTTCAACTAAATTTTTAAGCATGTTTTTAAATTTTTGAAACATGAATGAACTCAGCAACAAAATAATTCCTAAAATAATAAACGCAATAATTCTTGAAACGTTATCCATTTGCCAAACATCATAAAGATATAATTTGAGAATGGTTATGCCGAGTAAGCCAAAACCTATTTTATTAAGTTGCGGAATATTCTTTGTTAAACCTACAAAAATAGATATAAAAGATAGAATTGCCCAAATAATAGGAATGTAAAGAATACTGAAATGTTCTTGTAGCTGAATGATGTTTTTGTAGGTAGTATCATTAGAGAAAATATAAATTCGATAAAGCTCAAAACTTACAGAAAGAGTACACACCAATGAAATCAGTAAATAACCGATTTTCTGCTTTAGAAACTCTGATTGTGGAATGAGTTTTATAATTAAATATATAAGTGGTATTAAATAAATCAAATGAACCCAATAAAAACTTAATCTAATTTCTTTACTTATTACTGCATTTACAATCTGCGAAGTCGAAATGTGTGCTGCAAATAAAAGCAACAAACCATAAATCAACAGGTTTTCTAAATCCTCTGAAATGCTTAATTTTTTCTTTAGTAACAATAAGAAACTTGTGAAAACAATGCTGTACAAAAAGCTGTATGTAAGGATAATTACATAATGCAATGATGAAAGCTGGTAAATCAATTCAAAAAGAATAGAAAGATAAATTACGCCAAAGCATAAAACTTTAAAAACATTTTCAAAAAATTCAGTCTCACTTTTTTCTTTGGACTCTTTCTTCAGTAAAATTAAATTGAAAAAACAACTTGCAATAACCACCAAACTAGTCAGAAAAACAGGATTTAAAATAATGAATAAATGTTTTTCACTATTTATATATTCAGTCCAGGTCATCATTTGTGACAAAATAACCAATGGAAAAAGTAAATAGAAAAATACTTTGAAAATACTGTGATTGGTTTTTTTCCATATATATAATAGGAGAGAAGCTTCAATTGCCCAAACGCTTGTAATGAGGTGGGTTTTAAATTGTAATGCAACAGCTAAAGTTAAAAGACTGATGCCGATTCCTGCAAAAACCGAGTAATTCCTTTCAAACTTTTTGTTTTGATACTCTCTGAACGCAAAAAACATATTGATAAGCGCAAAACTAAGCGGGAAAATACTGAGCGGTTCGTATCTTAAAATAGAAAAGATGTAAACCAATCCAATGATGCTTGAAAAATTAATAAGAACCAGCATCAAAATATCAAGCTTAGAAAGCAGATTTGTCTTGAAATAATTCTGAAGCGCAAAAGCATAAAATATAATATAGGTAATGATGTAAAATATAATACTTGCGAGATCAGTTTTCTGAATCGTCCAAAAATAAAGATAAATTGCGGTGAAAATAAAGGCAATCCATCCAACACTTTTCCAGTTTTTCAAATAAACGGTAATCAACATACCAATATTTAAAAGAGATAAATAGGTGAAAAGGAAAATATAATTGCTTTGTCCGGTACTGATCATTAATGGTGCAAGAAAACCTCCGAACAAAGAAAAAATAATCAAAGTCTCGCTATTGTAACGATAAGAAAGGAAAATTGAAAACAGAGTGATCGCACAAGTAATTACAAATGCCGTATTCTGTGTAAACAAATGATACTCTCTGAACGCAATGGTCGTCGTAAAATAAAGTACAGCAATTCCGCCACCCATAATGATTGAAGAAAAGGTGCTGTAGCTTTTCCTGATGAAATGAGCAATGATGATAATGCTAAATCCTGCAAGAAAACCAATACTCATTCTTGCGTTTTCACCAATCCAGTTTTTATCGATGGCGTATTTTACAAAATATCCTATTCCTAAGACTAAGGTAAAGATCCCAATGATCGTAAGAACATTCTGTTTAATAAAATCGAAAAGAGGATTCAGCCAATCTTTTTTCTCTTCAGGACTTTCTTCAGCTGTGCTAATCACCGCTTTTTCAACATCGATTTTATCATTTGGTGAAATTTCAGAATTGATACCTTCTATGAAAGGTTGTTCTGGCTTTCCAATATTTACATTACTTTTAGATAAATCAGATATTTTCTGTTCCAGAATTTGAATCTTCCTGTTCAGTTTTTGATAGACCCATATTATTAATACAATTAAAACAACAATCAGTATGTATTCCATCGATTTGATTTAATTTCAAATATAGCGATTTGGGAATTTAATGGTTAAAAATCCTACAATAGTTTTAATGATTTTCTTCCTTCCAGTTTTCTTCAATTAATTTCATTAAAAAATCCGGACACTTGATGACTTTTTGGGTTTCAGAATTTAAAAAAAATAGAGTAGTGGAAGCTTCTGTAATTTTTATTCCGTTTTCGTTATAAATTTCATATTCAAATTCAATTCTTACTCCCGGAATTTTTTTCATAAAAGTGTGAATTTCTAATTTTTGATCGTATAGTGCTGGTTTTAAATACTTAATTTTATAATCAGAAACCGGAAGCCAAATTCCCTGCTTCTCGATCTCATCATAAGA is drawn from Chryseobacterium muglaense and contains these coding sequences:
- a CDS encoding replication-associated recombination protein A; this encodes MNHNTPLAERLRPKTLDEVLGQEHLTGEKGTIRKMLENDALNSLILWGPPGTGKTTLAEIISEKSGRKFFKLSAVSSGVKDVRDVIEDAKKQNLFSGKSPILFIDEIHRFNKSQQDSLLHAVEKGWVVLIGATTENPSFEVVSALLSRSQVYILKALSHEKLEELIDIASDRFNKDEGTDFTIKEKEAFIQYSGGDGRKLINSVELVLNQFKNSSTKEISNDDVMSVLQETMALYDKNGEQHYDIISAFIKSMRGGDPNGAVYWLARMLAGGEDIKFIARRMLILASEDIGLANPNALVIANNCFQAINVIGNPESRILLSETAIYLAVSPKSNSAYMAINDALAFVKKTGNLPVPLHLRNAPTKLMKDLDYGKEYKYAHSFEGNFVNQDFLPEEIKDAKFYDPGNNATEKKIYEELKKKWSNKY
- a CDS encoding DUF2339 domain-containing protein; translated protein: MEYILIVVLIVLIIWVYQKLNRKIQILEQKISDLSKSNVNIGKPEQPFIEGINSEISPNDKIDVEKAVISTAEESPEEKKDWLNPLFDFIKQNVLTIIGIFTLVLGIGYFVKYAIDKNWIGENARMSIGFLAGFSIIIIAHFIRKSYSTFSSIIMGGGIAVLYFTTTIAFREYHLFTQNTAFVITCAITLFSIFLSYRYNSETLIIFSLFGGFLAPLMISTGQSNYIFLFTYLSLLNIGMLITVYLKNWKSVGWIAFIFTAIYLYFWTIQKTDLASIIFYIITYIIFYAFALQNYFKTNLLSKLDILMLVLINFSSIIGLVYIFSILRYEPLSIFPLSFALINMFFAFREYQNKKFERNYSVFAGIGISLLTLAVALQFKTHLITSVWAIEASLLLYIWKKTNHSIFKVFFYLLFPLVILSQMMTWTEYINSEKHLFIILNPVFLTSLVVIASCFFNLILLKKESKEKSETEFFENVFKVLCFGVIYLSILFELIYQLSSLHYVIILTYSFLYSIVFTSFLLLLKKKLSISEDLENLLIYGLLLLFAAHISTSQIVNAVISKEIRLSFYWVHLIYLIPLIYLIIKLIPQSEFLKQKIGYLLISLVCTLSVSFELYRIYIFSNDTTYKNIIQLQEHFSILYIPIIWAILSFISIFVGLTKNIPQLNKIGFGLLGITILKLYLYDVWQMDNVSRIIAFIILGIILLLSSFMFQKFKNMLKNLVEKNENSIDENI
- a CDS encoding acyl-CoA thioesterase; the protein is MIHSKHSLRVRYAETDPMKYVYYGNYATYFELGRVELFRSIGISYDEIEKQGIWLPVSDYKIKYLKPALYDQKLEIHTFMKKIPGVRIEFEYEIYNENGIKITEASTTLFFLNSETQKVIKCPDFLMKLIEENWKEENH